The Pseudomonas sp. S06B 330 genome contains the following window.
AAGTGGTGGTTCTGGTTGTTCGTCGGCACCTTGGCGTTCGGCGTTGGCTACCTGATCCTCTACCCCGGCCTGGGTAACTGGAAAGGCATCCTGCCCGGCTATGAGAACGGCTGGACCCAGGTCAACGAATGGCAGAAAGAAATGGACAAGGCAGACGCCAAGTTCGGCCCGATCTTCGCCAAGTTCGCTGCCATGCCGGTAGAGGAAGTGGCCAAGGATCCGCAAGCGCTGAAAATGGGTGGCCGCCTGTTCGCCTCCAACTGCTCGGTGTGCCACGGCTCGGACGCCAAGGGAGCCTACGGTTTCCCTAACCTCACCGACAAGGACTGGCGCTGGGGCGGCGAGCCGGAGACCATCAAGCAGTCGATCATGAGCGGCCGCCACGGTGTCATGCCGGCCTGGGCCGAAGTGATTGGCGAGCAAGGTGTCGCTGACGTGGCCGCGTTCGTTCTGACCAACCTCGATGGTCGTCAGTTGCCAGAGGGCACCAAGGCGGATGTCAGCAACGGCGAGAAGCTTTTCGCCACCACCTGCGTAGCGTGCCATGGCCCACAGGGCAAAGGTATGCCAGCGATGGGCGCCCCGGACCTGACTCACCCGCAAGCGTTCATCTACGGTTCGAGCTTTGCCCAGCTGCAACAGACCATTCGCTATGGTCGCCAAGGCCAGATGCCGGCACAGGAAGCCATCCAGGGCAACGACAAGGTTCACTTGTTGGCCGCGTATGTCTACAGCCTGTCCCAAGATGAACCGACTCAGGGCGAAAGCGTCACTGCCAAGTAAAATCATCGCGTAACTGAGCCTTGACTGAAACCGCCGCATCCTTCCGGATGCGGCGGTTCCGCCCTTCCCTTGCGACCAAGTGTCGCACCTCCCCCGCCACCCCGCCTTGCACCCGCCTTGATCGCAACTAAGCTTGTTGCCACAGCGACCGCAACCAAAGGCCCGTACGTTCCTTTGCGCAGTCGCTACAGTTGAAGAATGCGTGCAAAGGCAGATGGGATCGGCTCGACCTCTTCTTACCGGTTATTGAACAACGGAAAAGGGTCACTACAAGCTTGACCGATTGGACAAGAAAAGATGAATAACGGTACACATATCAAGCAGATAATTGTGTACACTTCGTCCGCCAACAAGACCCGGAACAGCGGTAGAACGGGCTTTGGCAAAGGTCGGCGCGGGAGCCATCGCGTTGCAATAACCACACGGTTTATACATACTTGCGCCGATTTTTTAACCTACAAAAACACCCAAACCGTGGAACCTTAGAATGAGCACAGCAATCAGTCCGACTGCTTATAACTATAAGGTCGTCCGCCAGTTCGCCATCATGACGGTGGTCTGGGGGATCCTTGGCATGGGGCTTGGAGTCTTCATCGCCTCGCAACTGGTATGGCCCCAGCTGAACCTGGACCTGCCATGGACGAGTTTTGGACGCCTGCGCCCACTGCACACCAACCTGGTGATTTTCGCCTTCGGTGGCTGTGCACTGTTTGCCACCTCTTATTATGTCGTGCAGCGTACCTGCCAGACGCGACTGATTTCCGACAGCCTCGCAGCCTTCACCTTCTGGGGTTGGCAAGCGGTGATCGTCGGTGCGCTCATTACCCTGCCGCTGGGTTACACCACGACCAAGGAATACGCTGAGTTGGAATGGCCGATTGCCATTTTGCTGGCCATTGTCTGGGTCACCTACGGTGTGGTGTTCTTCGGCACCATCGTCAAGCGTAAAACCAAGCACATCTATGTCGGTAACTGGTTCTACGGTGCCTTCATCGTGGTCACCGCGATGCTGCACATCGTCAACCACGCGTCCCTGCCTGTCAGCCTGTTCAAGTCCTACTCGGCCTACTCCGGTGCTACCGACGCGATGATCCAGTGGTGGTATGGCCACAACGCCGTAGGTTTCTTCCTGACCACCGGCTTCCTCGGCATGATGTACTACTTCGTACCGAAACAGGCCGAGCGTCCAATCTACTCCTATCGCCTGTCGATCGTGCACTTCTGGGC
Protein-coding sequences here:
- the ccoP gene encoding cytochrome-c oxidase, cbb3-type subunit III; amino-acid sequence: MTTFWSTYICVLTIGSLIGLTWLLLATRKGEKPGTSDQTMGHSFDGIEEYDNPLPKWWFWLFVGTLAFGVGYLILYPGLGNWKGILPGYENGWTQVNEWQKEMDKADAKFGPIFAKFAAMPVEEVAKDPQALKMGGRLFASNCSVCHGSDAKGAYGFPNLTDKDWRWGGEPETIKQSIMSGRHGVMPAWAEVIGEQGVADVAAFVLTNLDGRQLPEGTKADVSNGEKLFATTCVACHGPQGKGMPAMGAPDLTHPQAFIYGSSFAQLQQTIRYGRQGQMPAQEAIQGNDKVHLLAAYVYSLSQDEPTQGESVTAK
- the ccoN gene encoding cytochrome-c oxidase, cbb3-type subunit I, with the protein product MSTAISPTAYNYKVVRQFAIMTVVWGILGMGLGVFIASQLVWPQLNLDLPWTSFGRLRPLHTNLVIFAFGGCALFATSYYVVQRTCQTRLISDSLAAFTFWGWQAVIVGALITLPLGYTTTKEYAELEWPIAILLAIVWVTYGVVFFGTIVKRKTKHIYVGNWFYGAFIVVTAMLHIVNHASLPVSLFKSYSAYSGATDAMIQWWYGHNAVGFFLTTGFLGMMYYFVPKQAERPIYSYRLSIVHFWALITLYIWAGPHHLHYTALPDWAQSLGMAMSIILLAPSWGGMINGMMTLSGAWHKLRTDPILRFLVVSLAFYGMSTFEGPMMAIKTVNSLSHYTDWTVGHVHAGALGWVAMISIGALYHMIPKVYGREQMHSIGLINAHFWLATIGTVLYISSMWVNGITQGLMWRAINDDGTLTYSFVEALQASHPGFIVRALGGAFFASGMLLMAYNVYRTVRASKPAEAEAAAQIAVVGAH